The Amycolatopsis japonica nucleotide sequence TTGCACCGCAACCCGCGCGGTCCGAGTTCCACGGCGGCCGCGCGGCCCAGCGCTTCCAACGCGGCCTTGGCCATCGCGTACGGGGCCTGTCCGCCCCAGGCTAGACCGGCGTGGATCGAACTGACGAGCACGGCGGCACACGGCCTTCCGCCGGCGCGGGCGACCAACTGCTGCAATGGCTCCAGCGCCGACACCGCGCCGATGTCCAACACCTCGCGCAGCGCGTCCGTCGTCTGCTCGGTGAAGGGGGCGCGATGCTCGCTCAGCAGGCAATGCACCAGTCCGGTCACGTCGCCGAGTGCGTCGAACGCGGCACCGATCACGGCCGGATCGCTCGCGTCACCACGGATCCACGGCACGCCGGCGTGTTCCGATGGCTTTGGCGCGACGTCCACCACCGCCACCGGTCGTCCCTCCGCCTGCAACGCGCGGACCACGGCCGAGCCGATGCCGCCCGCGCCGCCGAGTACCACCACACCGCTCACGACCACTCCCCACTGGTGAAGAAGGCACGCACGACGAGTCCCGCCGCCGCGACGACCAACGGATTGCCCCGTGCCAGTGGCCGGACCAGCGCCCGGGGCGGAGTCGTCTCGACGCGAGCGCGCACCGCGTCGAGCCATCGGTCCGACGGCGCACCGCTGCCGCCGAGGACGATCAGGTCCGGCCGCATCAGGTCGTACACCGTGTCGGCCACCAGAGCCACCTGCGCGCTGCGTCCCTCGAGCAGCCCCGCCGCGGCCGGATCCGTGTCCGCCAAGCGGATCAGCTCCGTCAGCGAGGTCGCCGCGACCCCGGCGGACCGGGCGGCGGCGAGCAACGCCACGTCCGTCCCGCATTCGCCGAAGCGCCGGTGACCGCCACCGGCGAGCTCGGGCACGAGGAGGCGGCCGAAGTCGCCCTGAACGATGCCGTTCGAGCAGGTACCCACCGGACGGCTGAGGAACCCCGTCTCCGTGACGTTGCCGATGAACAGATACGACACGTCGTGCCCGCCGAGCCCCGCGCCGAAGGTGAGTTCGGCACCCAGCAGGGCGGCCACGTTGCCGTCCACCACGACGTCGAGCCCGGTCCGCTCACGTAGCACGTCGGAGACCCGGACGTCGGCCCAGCCCAGCACGTCGTTGCGCACGACCCGGCCGGTCGCCCGGTCCACCTCACCGCCGGCGGTGACCCCGATGCCCAGCACCGGTCCCGGCGCGGCGTCCGCCACCCCGGCCGCCAGTTCCGCGGCGTCCCGCAGGGTGGCGGCGCTGTCCGCCGGATCACGGTTCTCGGAGTACGTCTTGACGCAGTGCCCGGACAGGTCGATCAACCCGAGCGTGGTCCGTTCGAGGCCGAAGTGCACACCGACCGCGTAGCGGCTGGACGAATCGATCTCCACCGGCACCCGGGGCCTGCCGACCCGGGCGCCGGTGGACCGCCCGGCGAGTTCGCGGACGACACCGGCGGACAGCAAGGGCTCGATGATCCGGCTGACGCTGCCGTGGTTGAGGGACAGTTCCTTCGCGATGTCGCCGCGCGCCAGCGGACCGCTCCGGACGAGCAACTGGAGCACGGCGGCCGTGTTGGCCTGCCGGGCTTGGCGCGGCCGGCTTCCGGTGTGACCTGGATGGTTCATCGTGACTCCGGTTTCCCGGACTCGACACCGTTGGTCTCCTCGAGCTCGACACCGGTGGTGGCCAGCCACGGCGACAGCAGCACGATCACCGCGCTCACCAGGAACGCGCAGGCGTACCACGCGACGACCGTGATGCCGTGCTTCTGCGCCAGCATGGGTGCCAGGAACACGTTGAGCGCGATCGCGAGCCGGGTCACGCACTGCGCGATACCGGATCCCAGGCCCCGCAACGAAGTGGGGAACGCCTCGGTGCTCCACACCCAGGACAGCACGCCCGGGCCGAACCAGGTCAGCATGGCGTACACGACCCAGAAGGCCAC carries:
- a CDS encoding SDR family NAD(P)-dependent oxidoreductase, which gives rise to MSGVVVLGGAGGIGSAVVRALQAEGRPVAVVDVAPKPSEHAGVPWIRGDASDPAVIGAAFDALGDVTGLVHCLLSEHRAPFTEQTTDALREVLDIGAVSALEPLQQLVARAGGRPCAAVLVSSIHAGLAWGGQAPYAMAKAALEALGRAAAVELGPRGLRCNTVRPGFVMVPRNAHRWQDAGTREALSGLQPSGELAGPDDVASVIAFLLGDQARFVSGETVTVDGAMTAVLPEPPPSFNRGGPG
- a CDS encoding ROK family transcriptional regulator, with amino-acid sequence MNHPGHTGSRPRQARQANTAAVLQLLVRSGPLARGDIAKELSLNHGSVSRIIEPLLSAGVVRELAGRSTGARVGRPRVPVEIDSSSRYAVGVHFGLERTTLGLIDLSGHCVKTYSENRDPADSAATLRDAAELAAGVADAAPGPVLGIGVTAGGEVDRATGRVVRNDVLGWADVRVSDVLRERTGLDVVVDGNVAALLGAELTFGAGLGGHDVSYLFIGNVTETGFLSRPVGTCSNGIVQGDFGRLLVPELAGGGHRRFGECGTDVALLAAARSAGVAATSLTELIRLADTDPAAAGLLEGRSAQVALVADTVYDLMRPDLIVLGGSGAPSDRWLDAVRARVETTPPRALVRPLARGNPLVVAAAGLVVRAFFTSGEWS